A single Falco naumanni isolate bFalNau1 chromosome 20, bFalNau1.pat, whole genome shotgun sequence DNA region contains:
- the MCL1 gene encoding LOW QUALITY PROTEIN: induced myeloid leukemia cell differentiation protein Mcl-1 (The sequence of the model RefSeq protein was modified relative to this genomic sequence to represent the inferred CDS: inserted 2 bases in 1 codon) — protein sequence MFAVKRNAVISFNLYCGGGLALAPASPGGGPTPPPPAAVPATAAAAAEVPWAAASRPEVPRTLIGQAAAPRSLIGCGAAPPRRAAPXGGRPAALWSPEEELDGCEPEPERGPAGDSLPGPPDGLRQDSLELISRYLREAAGESEPGAKKLFPGLLGGPGRPGDAVMEKALETLRRVGNGVMQKHELTFQGMLQKLDIQKEEDLQSVCEVATHVFSDGVTNWGRVVTLISFGAFVAKHLKSINQEKCISSLARIITDALVSSKREWLMSQGGWDGFVDFFRVEDLEGSIRNILMVFAGVAGLGASLAYMIR from the exons ATGTTCGCTGTGAAGCGGAACGCCGTCATTAGCTTCAACCTCTACTGCGGTGGCGGCCTGGCCCTGGCGCCTGCCTCGCCCGGGGGGGGCCCgacgccgccgccgcccgccgccgtcCCCGCcacggccgccgccgccgccgaggtGCCCTGGGCCGCCGCCAGTCGCCCCGAGGTACCCCGCACGCTGATTGGCCAGGCCGCAGCCCCCCGCTCGCTGATTGGCTGCGGCgcggcccccccgcgccgcgctgcccc cggcGGGCGGCCGGCCGCGCTGTGGAGCCCCGAGGAGGAGCTGGACGGCTGCGAGCCCGAGCCCgagcgcggcccggcgggggaCTCGCTGCCCGGCCCGCCCGACGGGCTGCGGCAGGACTCGCTGGAGCTCATCAGCCGCTACctgcgggaggcggcgggcgaGTCCGAGCCCGGCGCCAAGAAGCTTTTCCCGGGGCTGCTGGGCGGGCCTGGCCGGCCCGGCGATGCCGTGATGGAGAAGGCGCTGGAGACGCTGCGGAGAGTCGGCAACGGAGTGATGCAGAAGCACGAGCTCACCTTccagg GAATGCTTCAGAAGTTGGACATCCAGAAAGAGGAAGATCTGCAGTCAGTGTGTGAAGTGGCTACCCATGTGTTCAGTGATGGAGTAACAAACTGGGGTCGAGTGGTGACGCTAATCTCATTTGGTGCCTTTGTTGCAAAACACCTGAAAAGCATAAACCAGGAGAAGTGCATCAGCTCGCTGGCAAGGATCATCACGGATGCTCTCGTCTCATCTAAGCGCGAGTGGCTTATGAGTCAGGGAGGCTGG GATGGCTTTGTTGACTTCTTTCGAGTTGAGGACCTAGAAGGCAGCATCAGAAACATACTGATGGTGTTTGCAGGTGTGGCTGGACTGGGAGCAAGCTTGGCCTACATGATCCGGTGA
- the ENSA gene encoding alpha-endosulfine — MAAPLGTSARAEETGQEKQDTQEKETVTPEKAEEAKLKAKYPNLGQKPGGSDFLMKRLQKGQKYFDSGDYNMAKAKMKNKQLPSAGPDKNLVTGDHIPTPQDLPQRKSSLVTSKLAG, encoded by the exons ATGGCAGCCCCGCTCGGTACCAGCGCCCGCGCGGAGGAGACTGGGCAGGAGAAACAG gaCACACAAGAGAAGGAAACTGTCACTcctgagaaagcagaagaggcaAAACTGAAGGCCAAATACCCCAACCTAGGCCAGAAGCCTGGAGGCTCCGACTTCCTCATGAAGAGACTGCAGAAGGGG caaaaatactttgattCTGGTGACTACAACATGGCCAAGGCAAAGATGAAGAACAAGCAGTTGCCAAGTGCAGGGCCAGACAAGAACCTGGTGACAGGAGACCACATCCCCACACCGCAGGACCTCCCGCAGAGAAAATCCTCACTTGTAACCAGCAAGCTGGCAGGGTAG